A portion of the Salminus brasiliensis chromosome 9, fSalBra1.hap2, whole genome shotgun sequence genome contains these proteins:
- the c1ql4l gene encoding complement component 1, q subcomponent-like 4 like, whose amino-acid sequence MLRKVSVLQVALLLCSWGGRAQDFMLPDVNIVTELGKLKNLEERLKTQEETLQNQNILVTLLKSSVEELTRENGDLKMKVEALQNKSDARNVAFSASLLASGSGNTGPFSQVTSPLIYKKVFTNYGNGYDPITGVFTAPLKGVYYLRFYAHCHGGTKMAVSLYKNDKVQCSVFSLKPENNANAGNGIVLTLEKGDRIYTKLWNNAWLYDDEASYTSFGGFLIVPL is encoded by the exons ATGTTGAGGAAGGTGAGTGTGCTACAGGTAGCACTGCTGCTCTGCTCGTGGGGCGGGAGGGCGCAGGACTTTATGTTGCCAGATGTGAACATTGTCACAGAACTGGGGAAACTAAAGAACCTGGAGGAGAGGCTGAAGACCCAGGAGGAGACTCTGCAGAACCAGAACATCTTAGTGACTCTTCTGAAATCCTCAGTGGAGGAACTGACGAGAGAGAATGGAG ATCTGAAGATGAAGGTGGAAGCACTGCAGAACAAGAGCGACG CCAGAAATGTGGCCTTTTCTGCATCACTGTTAGCCTCTGGATCTGGAAACACTGGACCCTTCAGCCAAGTAACATCTCCACTGATCTACAAAAAAGTCTTCACCAACTATGGAAATGGCTACGATCCAATTACAG GGGTTTTCACTGCGCCGCTGAAAGGAGTGTACTACCTCCGATTTTATGCTCATTGTCACGGCGGCACTAAAATGGCCGTCAGCCTGTACAAGAACGACAAGGTGCAGTGCTCCGTGTTCTCCTTGAAGCCTGAAAACAACGCCAATGCTGGAAACGGGATCGTCCTCACCTTAGAGAAGGGAGATCGGATCTACACCAAGCTCTGGAACAACGCCTGGCTTTATGATGATGAAGCGAGCTACACCAGTTTCGGTGGATTTTTGATTGTCCCTCTGTAA
- the LOC140562659 gene encoding heterogeneous nuclear ribonucleoproteins C1/C2 produces the protein MDHSPTSSLLMASNVTNKTDPRSLNSRVFIGNLNTMLVTKADVEAIFSKYGKIVGCSVHKGYAFVQYANERNARSAVAGEDGRMIVGQVLDINLAGEPKPHRSKTTKRPAGDMYSSSTFELDYDFQRDYYDRMYAYPSRVPPPPPPLSRAVIPSKRARVSMSGGSRRTKSSFSSSSKSSQRSSSRAIKVDDLQTIKRELAQIKHKVDYLLESLDRMEKDHSKKSDAKVVKTDSGEASSQQHSSIKKEREREEQEINDSEEEEEGDLLEEEEVKSHGGDNEEEEGEEEEEGEHEEGEDDGDSVNGDDP, from the exons ATGGA CCATTCCCCAACCAGCAGCCTCCTGATGGCGAGCAATGTTACCAACAAGACGGACCCCCGCTCCCTGAACTCGAGGGTCTTCATCGGCAACCTGAACACCATGCTGGTGACCAAGGCCGACGTGGAGGCCATCTTCAGCAAGTATGGGAAGATCGTGGGCTGCTCCGTGCACAAGGGCTACGCCTTCGTCCAGTACGCCAACGAGAGGAATGCCAGGTCCGCCGTGGCCGGAGAGGACGGGCGCATGATCGTGGGGCAGGTGCTGG ACATCAACCTGGCAGGTGAACCCAAACCTCACAGGTCAAAGACCACGAAGCGTCCAGCAGGAGACATGTACAG CAGTTCCACCTTTGAGCTGGACTACGACTTCCAAAGAGATTACTACGACAG gATGTACGCGTACCCGTCCCGCGTCCCGCCGCCCCCTCCCCCACTCTCACGGGCTGTTATTCCCTCCAAGCGCGCTCGGGTCAGCATGAGTGGAGGAAGCCGCCGAACCAAGTCAAGCTTCTCCTCGTCATCCAAAAGCAGCCAGCGCTCCTCATCACGAGCCA TTAAAGTAGATGACCTCCAGACCATCAAGAGGGAACTGGCTCAGATCAAGCACAAGGTGGACTACCTTCTGGAAAGCCTAGACCGCATGGAGAAGGACCACAGCAAGAAGTCAG ATGCCAAGGTGGTGAAGACCGATTCGGGTGAAGCTTCATCCCAGCAGCACTCCAGCATTAAGAAGGAGCGAGAGCGGGAGGAGCAGGAGATCAACGActctgaggaggaagaggagggagacctgctggaggaggaagag GTGAAGAGTCACGGCGGAGATAATGAAGAGGAggaaggggaggaggaggaagagggagaaCACGAGGAAGGAGAAGACGATGGGGACAGCGTCAATGGAGACGACCCATAA